A window of Deltaproteobacteria bacterium contains these coding sequences:
- a CDS encoding PEP-CTERM sorting domain-containing protein — MKRNVMLLLMLGGLILWSAPVSAEFISQWGYVTDGIFTEWDNENGGDSNIDPFNAKTLSGVSGYQGLAWGTSTGSGRSRLTLGEVGGTLATNGPSDDAMTITHYNRPVYGPSLQSGTVFAVLTLTPLVPSLPSLPIFSTQLDFDFFESPNSGLSQGDLFILANPLAATETFTLDDYAYTVSFTGFSQITDTSYLALLAQNGFIEPGEDVWGWYTMEGATNVLPTYVRISGEPVSNPVPEPATMLLLGSGFLGMGLAACRRLKK; from the coding sequence ATGAAAAGAAATGTCATGCTGTTGTTGATGCTTGGAGGGCTGATTTTGTGGAGCGCGCCGGTATCGGCCGAGTTCATCAGCCAATGGGGGTATGTGACCGATGGCATTTTTACCGAGTGGGACAATGAGAATGGCGGGGATTCCAACATCGATCCGTTCAACGCCAAGACATTGTCCGGGGTGTCCGGCTACCAAGGTCTGGCCTGGGGCACGTCCACGGGATCGGGCCGAAGCCGTCTGACGCTGGGCGAAGTCGGGGGAACCTTGGCCACCAACGGTCCGTCCGATGACGCGATGACCATCACCCACTACAACCGGCCCGTTTACGGCCCTTCGCTTCAGTCGGGCACAGTCTTCGCGGTCTTGACCCTGACCCCGTTGGTGCCGTCCTTGCCGAGTCTGCCGATCTTTTCGACGCAACTGGATTTTGATTTTTTTGAGAGTCCGAACAGCGGCTTGAGCCAGGGGGATTTGTTTATCCTGGCCAATCCATTGGCCGCGACCGAAACATTCACCCTCGACGACTACGCGTACACCGTCTCCTTCACGGGTTTTTCCCAGATCACCGATACCAGTTATCTTGCCCTGCTCGCGCAAAATGGGTTCATCGAGCCGGGCGAGGACGTTTGGGGCTGGTACACGATGGAGGGCGCGACCAATGTCCTGCCCACGTACGTCCGGATCAGTGGAGAGCCCGTCTCGAATCCGGTTCCCGAGCCGGCGACCATGTTGCTTCTTGGGTCTGGATTCCTGGGCATGGGCCTGGCGGCCTGTCGTCGTTTGAAGAAGTGA
- a CDS encoding ATP-dependent RecD-like DNA helicase encodes MTSIQGEIVGVIYQNPENGYVIAKLDSPAVPGQVTAVGILGDVAPGESLRLDGDWIEHPKFGRQFKAESCEHLLPASLNGIRRFLESGAIKGIGEKMAERLVSRFGSQVLDILDSDPERLLEVEGIGAAKLKMIVSSWQEKREVRGLMLFLQTHGVATTFAHRIFRHYGVTAVQQLRQNPYDLAYNIHGIGFRTADDMALKLGFAPDAPQRLEAGVEYCLRQTAEGAGHMYLPRANLVDEAARLLGCHDSEMIEDRIDALEERKRLVIEALPEKEIAQAVFLTYLYRLEREIASRLHGLLDHVSRLDPAKITAAVEREEQRQSLTLSAEQREAVESACAHKVAIITGGPGTGKTTITRVVVRALKSLGLKIALAAPTGRAAKRMSEATGFTATTLHRLLKFQPGTGFEFNEDKKLAVDALVVDEASMLDCGLCLSLLRALPLTCRLIFVGDENQLPSVGAGNVLGDLLESGFIPAVRLTHIYRQARESMIVVNAHRINEGEFPQGSPHAPPRADFFWVEKENLIELQSLILRMVCERIPEAYGLDPMQDVQVLTPMHKGEVGTLALNRLLQERLNPTGQELVRGQRHYRTGDRILQLRNNYDKDVFNGDLGRIVDLDLKDEVLTAEFDGREVEYDFDELDEIGLAYAISVHKSQGSEYPAVVMPVVTQHYMLLQRNLIYTGLTRARKLAVLMGSRRAMHMGLGNVRGRQRNTTLALRMGQGWENEAVLVS; translated from the coding sequence TCGGCGTTATCTACCAGAATCCCGAAAACGGATACGTTATCGCCAAGTTGGATTCGCCCGCCGTGCCCGGCCAGGTCACCGCGGTCGGCATTCTGGGCGACGTGGCTCCGGGCGAATCCCTGCGTCTGGATGGGGACTGGATCGAGCATCCCAAATTCGGTCGCCAATTCAAGGCCGAGTCCTGCGAACATCTGCTGCCAGCCTCGCTCAACGGCATTCGTCGTTTTCTTGAATCCGGGGCCATCAAGGGCATCGGCGAAAAAATGGCCGAGCGGCTGGTCAGCCGCTTTGGGAGCCAGGTCCTGGATATTCTTGACTCCGACCCGGAACGTCTCCTGGAAGTGGAGGGCATCGGCGCGGCCAAGCTGAAGATGATTGTTTCGTCGTGGCAGGAAAAGCGCGAGGTGCGCGGCCTGATGCTGTTTTTGCAGACCCACGGCGTGGCCACGACGTTCGCCCATCGCATCTTCCGCCATTACGGGGTGACGGCTGTCCAGCAGCTGCGCCAGAATCCGTATGATCTGGCCTATAACATCCACGGCATCGGCTTCCGCACGGCCGACGACATGGCCCTGAAGCTCGGCTTTGCTCCGGACGCGCCGCAGAGGCTGGAGGCCGGGGTGGAATACTGTCTGCGGCAGACTGCCGAGGGCGCCGGGCATATGTACCTGCCGCGCGCGAATCTGGTTGACGAGGCGGCGCGTCTGTTGGGCTGCCACGATTCGGAGATGATCGAGGACCGGATCGACGCCCTGGAGGAACGCAAGCGCCTGGTCATCGAGGCCTTGCCGGAAAAGGAGATCGCCCAGGCGGTTTTTCTTACCTATCTGTACCGCCTGGAGCGGGAAATCGCCTCGCGTCTGCACGGTCTGCTCGATCACGTCTCCCGGCTGGACCCGGCCAAAATCACCGCTGCCGTGGAGCGTGAGGAACAGCGCCAGTCCCTGACCCTGTCCGCCGAACAGCGCGAGGCCGTGGAATCGGCCTGCGCGCACAAAGTGGCCATCATCACCGGCGGTCCGGGCACGGGCAAGACGACCATCACCAGGGTCGTGGTCCGGGCGCTCAAATCCCTGGGTCTTAAAATCGCCCTGGCCGCGCCCACGGGCCGGGCGGCCAAGCGCATGTCCGAGGCCACGGGGTTCACGGCCACCACGCTGCATCGGTTGCTTAAATTCCAGCCGGGCACGGGTTTCGAGTTCAACGAGGACAAAAAGCTGGCCGTGGATGCGTTGGTCGTGGACGAGGCTTCCATGCTCGATTGTGGACTGTGCCTTTCGCTCTTGCGGGCTCTGCCGCTGACCTGTCGGCTGATTTTTGTCGGCGACGAGAACCAGCTGCCCTCGGTCGGCGCGGGGAATGTCCTGGGGGATTTGCTGGAAAGCGGCTTTATTCCGGCCGTGCGTCTGACGCATATCTACCGGCAGGCCAGGGAAAGCATGATCGTGGTCAACGCCCACCGCATCAACGAGGGCGAGTTTCCCCAGGGCAGTCCGCACGCTCCGCCCAGGGCGGATTTTTTTTGGGTCGAGAAAGAAAATTTGATTGAACTGCAGTCCCTGATTCTGCGCATGGTCTGCGAACGCATTCCCGAAGCCTATGGCCTGGACCCCATGCAGGACGTGCAGGTGCTTACGCCCATGCACAAGGGCGAGGTCGGAACCCTGGCCTTGAACCGCCTGCTTCAGGAGCGCCTTAATCCCACGGGTCAGGAACTTGTCCGGGGGCAGCGGCATTACCGGACAGGAGACCGTATCCTGCAGCTGCGTAACAACTACGACAAGGACGTCTTTAACGGCGATCTGGGGCGGATTGTCGATTTGGATCTCAAGGACGAAGTGTTGACCGCGGAATTCGACGGTCGCGAGGTGGAATACGATTTCGACGAGCTGGACGAAATCGGCCTAGCTTACGCCATCAGTGTCCATAAAAGCCAGGGCAGCGAATATCCGGCCGTGGTCATGCCCGTGGTCACCCAGCACTACATGCTCCTGCAGCGCAACCTCATCTATACCGGCCTGACCCGCGCCCGGAAGCTGGCCGTGCTCATGGGGTCGCGCCGGGCCATGCACATGGGGCTGGGCAATGTCCGTGGCCGCCAGCGCAACACGACCCTGGCCCTGCGCATGGGACAGGGCTGGGAAAACGAGGCGGTTCTGGTTTCCTGA